One region of Thermoanaerobaculia bacterium genomic DNA includes:
- a CDS encoding DUF4388 domain-containing protein, whose translation MGISGTLRTMSLADLMQWIFHSLKTGTLIIQGVTTEKRVFFERGYIISTTSDDPREYLGQFLLSYGYITEEELTRAMEVQSQSNMLLGKILVMIGAISSDELQKLMRIKAEESLYEIFLWDEGEFTFIEDLLPEIKMIPLKIDPTKIIMEGLRRSDEWKRVKQVIPSMRTIPFRAMDMEAEMDAREQLILDQCNGKHTVADIALLTRSRDFHTSMILFQLHNRNLVTFSTPEEALAIEEHRNSRFADIDEAELEVHRLMTRSGMLLKKGIFQEAWDTIRKVQTLRPDELAVEERIEKVQTHILSSLQAKGIRTSAIPFLKLPLEEISNLNLTPKEGFILTRINGHYDIQNILALAPMHVVDAYLVFDSLMNRDIIGIQHGDPQN comes from the coding sequence ATGGGAATTTCCGGCACCCTGCGAACAATGAGCCTTGCCGATCTTATGCAGTGGATCTTTCATTCCCTGAAGACGGGAACCCTCATCATTCAGGGAGTAACCACAGAGAAACGGGTATTTTTCGAGCGCGGTTACATTATCTCGACAACTTCGGACGATCCGAGGGAGTATCTGGGGCAGTTTCTTCTTTCTTACGGCTACATCACCGAGGAAGAACTGACCCGGGCCATGGAAGTACAGAGCCAGTCCAACATGCTGCTGGGGAAGATACTCGTCATGATCGGCGCAATTTCCAGCGACGAACTCCAGAAGCTGATGCGAATCAAGGCTGAAGAGAGCCTGTATGAGATTTTTCTATGGGACGAAGGAGAGTTCACCTTCATTGAAGATCTGCTGCCGGAAATCAAGATGATCCCCCTGAAGATCGACCCCACAAAAATTATCATGGAAGGGCTGCGAAGATCCGATGAATGGAAGAGGGTAAAGCAGGTAATTCCAAGCATGAGGACGATTCCTTTCAGGGCAATGGACATGGAGGCCGAGATGGATGCCCGGGAACAACTCATCCTTGATCAGTGCAACGGAAAGCATACCGTCGCCGATATCGCTCTCCTTACCCGTTCCCGTGATTTTCATACTTCCATGATTCTCTTCCAGCTTCACAACAGGAATCTGGTCACCTTTTCGACTCCAGAGGAAGCCCTGGCCATCGAGGAGCACAGGAATTCGAGGTTTGCCGATATCGATGAAGCGGAACTTGAAGTGCATCGCCTTATGACACGGAGCGGCATGCTTCTGAAGAAGGGAATCTTTCAGGAAGCCTGGGACACCATCCGAAAAGTACAGACGCTTCGACCCGATGAACTTGCCGTTGAGGAAAGGATCGAAAAGGTCCAGACCCACATCCTTTCCAGCCTGCAGGCAAAGGGAATTCGAACCAGTGCAATCCCCTTTCTGAAATTGCCTCTGGAAGAAATATCCAATCTCAACCTCACCCCGAAGGAAGGTTTCATTCTGACCCGGATCAACGGTCACTATGATATTCAGAACATTCTGGCTCTGGCCCCGATGCACGTGGTGGATGCCTATCTGGTCTTTGATTCTCTTATGAATCGGGATATCATAGGAATACAACATGGCGATCCTCAGAACTGA
- a CDS encoding sensor domain-containing diguanylate cyclase codes for MAILRTELFRLAISFASLTLLVGTTFLFPFTIPSPNTFALAILLLAFLMTVMEFKVFELRHTLLHFIALPLALLFPNPTFIMIFVLSVLLLKGLALRRDKPLIILQDSLGQAFVYGITAVAAAASLNPSLPLRAQPTQTLFSIMVFALFRPALQLLTKRDREPVLKLGLVRMSELLILIPILLFADVLQENYGLNQTLLVFIPVGVLGFLVKTISDIEKKKMEIFQHGQELKVIQEISNLSMVEAIGSAFFQKVCDLLKLIIPIDSAAVIFWESFDPDHPIQVYTIGEVQRRSVELQNVVESLKLYERAPDMAEITNLVDRFWLHKERRSRVVMPLKTQELYMGLLILESRLKVLDRYHNQEIIGILADHLSISVQDYLLRQEMQLMNRHLMNQTETLGKLLEISHEITKELQLDKVLNKVARAVRDTLGFNTVLVSLYNPETRSFERLAQAGLDDVWDRVRAVTVPEDEVIRHWIEDTRISKSFFVEHSKYISSDYDILVKSEAEEWKPGMWHPLNMLFIPLKTGQELVGYLSIDDPVDGRVPTYEKIQALEIFANQAVAAIISARNFEKIRQLSIHDPLTNTYNHRHFQEVLLTELKRHQRMKKPLCLSIIDIDNFKEVNDSFGHLVGDEVLKEMVKIVKTTIRDPLDMVFRYGGEEFMIIFTEMSMEQAVVVAERVRIGVERHIFECIVDGEKHRLNITISLGLSMFPTDAREKDRLIDRADQALYRAKSLGKNRVVTFSYSPDGEDEKGTGFQGS; via the coding sequence ATGGCGATCCTCAGAACTGAATTATTCCGCCTGGCAATTTCGTTCGCTTCCCTGACTCTCCTTGTGGGAACAACTTTCCTTTTCCCATTCACAATCCCATCACCCAACACCTTTGCCCTGGCCATCCTGCTCCTGGCTTTTCTGATGACAGTCATGGAATTCAAGGTATTCGAACTTCGCCACACTCTCCTGCATTTTATTGCCCTGCCCCTCGCCCTTCTCTTCCCAAACCCCACCTTTATCATGATCTTTGTGCTGTCCGTTCTGCTCTTGAAGGGTCTCGCACTTCGTCGAGACAAACCGCTCATTATTCTTCAGGACAGCCTGGGACAGGCATTTGTCTACGGCATTACGGCCGTTGCGGCGGCGGCATCTCTCAATCCGTCACTCCCTCTCCGTGCCCAGCCCACACAAACTCTTTTTTCCATCATGGTGTTTGCTCTTTTCAGACCCGCCCTCCAGCTCCTCACGAAGAGGGACCGGGAACCGGTTCTCAAGCTCGGGCTCGTGCGGATGTCCGAACTGCTCATTCTGATACCGATTCTACTCTTTGCTGATGTTCTTCAGGAAAACTATGGTCTCAATCAGACCCTTCTGGTCTTTATCCCTGTCGGTGTTCTTGGATTCCTGGTAAAAACAATCTCCGACATTGAAAAGAAGAAAATGGAAATCTTTCAGCATGGCCAGGAGCTAAAGGTAATCCAGGAAATATCCAACCTTTCCATGGTGGAAGCCATCGGCAGCGCTTTTTTTCAGAAGGTTTGCGACCTTCTCAAACTCATCATCCCCATTGACAGTGCGGCTGTCATTTTCTGGGAGAGTTTCGACCCCGACCATCCGATCCAGGTATACACGATTGGCGAGGTGCAGCGACGATCTGTAGAACTTCAAAATGTCGTGGAATCTCTGAAACTGTATGAGCGTGCTCCGGACATGGCGGAGATCACCAATCTTGTTGACCGATTCTGGCTTCACAAGGAACGCCGCAGCCGGGTTGTCATGCCTCTGAAGACCCAGGAACTCTATATGGGACTCCTGATCCTGGAAAGCAGGCTTAAGGTTCTTGACAGGTATCACAACCAGGAGATCATCGGCATCCTTGCCGATCATTTATCCATTTCGGTTCAGGACTACCTCCTCAGGCAGGAAATGCAGCTCATGAATCGACATCTCATGAACCAGACGGAAACGCTGGGGAAGCTCCTCGAGATCTCCCATGAAATCACAAAAGAACTGCAACTGGATAAAGTCCTGAACAAAGTCGCGAGGGCAGTGCGGGACACCCTGGGATTCAATACCGTTCTGGTCAGTCTTTACAACCCTGAAACCCGTTCCTTTGAACGACTGGCGCAGGCCGGCCTGGACGATGTGTGGGACAGGGTCCGGGCCGTCACCGTGCCAGAGGATGAAGTTATCCGCCACTGGATCGAAGACACGCGCATTTCCAAGTCTTTCTTCGTCGAACACTCCAAGTACATTTCCAGCGACTACGACATCCTGGTCAAGTCCGAAGCGGAAGAGTGGAAACCAGGAATGTGGCATCCCCTCAACATGCTCTTTATTCCCCTCAAGACCGGCCAGGAGCTTGTCGGGTATCTATCGATCGATGACCCTGTCGATGGCCGTGTTCCCACCTATGAGAAAATTCAGGCTCTGGAAATTTTCGCCAACCAGGCGGTTGCAGCCATTATTTCGGCACGCAACTTCGAAAAGATCCGCCAGCTTTCCATCCATGATCCGTTAACCAACACTTACAACCATCGGCACTTTCAGGAGGTTCTCCTGACCGAACTGAAGCGGCATCAGCGGATGAAGAAACCTCTTTGCCTCTCCATCATCGATATTGACAATTTCAAGGAAGTCAACGATTCTTTCGGCCACCTTGTAGGAGATGAAGTTCTCAAAGAGATGGTGAAAATCGTGAAAACCACCATTCGTGATCCCCTCGACATGGTGTTCCGTTACGGAGGCGAGGAATTCATGATCATCTTCACCGAGATGTCGATGGAACAGGCCGTCGTTGTGGCTGAACGAGTGCGCATCGGTGTTGAAAGACACATTTTTGAATGTATCGTGGATGGAGAGAAGCACCGTCTGAACATCACCATCAGCCTGGGGTTGTCCATGTTTCCGACCGATGCGAGGGAAAAGGACCGTCTTATCGATCGGGCAGACCAGGCACTGTACCGGGCAAAATCTCTTGGGAAAAACCGGGTTGTTACCTTTTCCTATTCCCCCGACGGGGAGGACGAGAAAGGTACGGGTTTCCAGGGATCGTGA
- a CDS encoding DNA-3-methyladenine glycosylase — protein MNRHDTPTNPEVQSALPPEFYRRDTEQVAEDLLGCFLFRALGDEIIAGMIVETEAYLGERDPACHSFRGRTPRVEPMFRAGGVAYVYFVYGMHFCANVVTRGEGEPEAVLIRALHPVKGIETMRKRRMGRVNLSSGPAVLCQALAIDGTLNGHPLHTSPLWIEGRTAGTPFEIDRSPRVGVDYAGKAALWPLRFTIPGNPYLSRPPRRGNRKR, from the coding sequence ATGAATCGTCATGATACGCCAACCAACCCGGAAGTTCAATCGGCGCTTCCTCCGGAGTTTTACCGTCGAGACACGGAACAGGTTGCGGAAGATCTTTTGGGTTGTTTCCTGTTCAGGGCCCTGGGAGATGAAATCATTGCAGGAATGATCGTTGAAACAGAGGCTTATCTGGGAGAGCGGGATCCCGCCTGTCACAGTTTTCGGGGCAGGACCCCAAGAGTGGAGCCCATGTTTCGGGCTGGAGGTGTGGCCTATGTTTATTTTGTGTACGGAATGCATTTTTGTGCGAATGTTGTGACCCGGGGAGAAGGGGAGCCGGAGGCAGTTCTGATTCGAGCTCTCCACCCCGTAAAGGGGATCGAGACCATGCGAAAAAGAAGAATGGGCCGAGTCAATCTTTCTTCAGGCCCTGCCGTTCTCTGCCAGGCTCTGGCAATTGACGGGACACTGAATGGCCATCCTCTCCATACTTCACCTCTCTGGATAGAGGGACGAACCGCAGGCACACCTTTTGAAATTGATCGAAGTCCGAGAGTCGGAGTGGATTACGCCGGGAAAGCGGCTCTCTGGCCGCTGCGTTTCACGATCCCTGGAAACCCGTACCTTTCTCGTCCTCCCCGTCGGGGGAATAGGAAAAGGTAA
- a CDS encoding NAD-dependent epimerase/dehydratase family protein — translation MNTVLLTGGCGFIGSHLAEMYRAEGWAVVVVDNLSTGTRSNLPQGCTLYQKDVADPDLIDVFRKHRPTIVNHHAAQVDVRISVSDPLLDARTNILGLLNILQCCREFRPEHILFASSGGAIYGDDVPIPTPEEAAPQPLSPYGVAKYASELYLNCFQREYKVPFTALRYGNVYGPRQNPHGEAGVVAIFFHKLLAGETPTIHGEGQQSRDYVFVKDVVTANRLATQQRLEGAYNVGTGVPTTVNQLGTLILSALGHEGRDLPHGPAKAGEQMRSLLDSSKIRASLGKTFSWTPLQEGLILTCNAFRKSF, via the coding sequence ATGAATACAGTTCTCCTTACGGGCGGCTGCGGTTTCATCGGTTCCCATCTGGCTGAGATGTACAGGGCCGAGGGATGGGCTGTTGTGGTGGTGGATAACCTGTCCACCGGAACAAGATCCAACCTCCCACAGGGCTGCACATTATACCAGAAAGATGTTGCCGATCCTGATCTGATCGATGTTTTCCGAAAACACCGGCCAACCATCGTAAATCATCATGCCGCCCAGGTGGACGTTCGAATCAGTGTCTCAGATCCTCTTTTGGATGCGCGGACCAACATCCTTGGACTATTGAACATCCTGCAGTGTTGTCGGGAATTCAGGCCCGAACATATCCTGTTTGCCTCTTCCGGCGGAGCGATTTACGGGGATGACGTCCCCATTCCGACACCCGAAGAGGCAGCACCTCAGCCTCTCTCGCCCTATGGGGTGGCAAAGTACGCGAGTGAGCTGTATCTGAACTGTTTTCAAAGAGAATATAAGGTCCCATTCACGGCACTTCGATACGGAAATGTATATGGTCCACGACAGAATCCTCATGGCGAAGCCGGTGTCGTAGCCATCTTTTTCCATAAGCTTCTGGCAGGTGAAACTCCCACCATTCATGGTGAAGGTCAACAGAGCCGGGACTATGTCTTTGTGAAGGACGTCGTAACCGCCAACAGGTTGGCGACTCAACAAAGGCTCGAAGGAGCTTACAACGTTGGAACGGGAGTCCCCACGACCGTCAACCAGCTTGGAACATTGATTCTTTCAGCTCTGGGTCATGAGGGGCGAGACCTCCCTCATGGACCGGCCAAGGCCGGTGAACAGATGAGAAGTCTCCTGGACTCGTCCAAAATTCGCGCATCCTTGGGGAAAACATTTTCCTGGACCCCCCTTCAGGAGGGCTTAATCCTGACTTGCAACGCCTTTCGAAAGTCGTTTTAG
- a CDS encoding PP2C family protein-serine/threonine phosphatase yields the protein MEYRHLFRNVEKTVSAMDVEGSAEELVIHAARELLRNFKEELHLSGFRIYRRDNGVFRIVSTQGSANKAPEGFSVPSSYPPIEQALDSGIVLMDRSTPGVDSSIEKQLGVHQFASISVGDGQFLISFSFRGKVDREVIYYTLNIVRHAINHKLQEEAYHALVNEARKIQESILPKKHPRFPGFDIFGVSQPAESVGGDYFDYISIGDTTLGLSIGDATGHGLPSALLIRDVYVGLRMGIAREFKITKTMEKLNRIIARGKMTSRFVSLFFGELESNGLMIYVNAGHNTPYLHHQGSWTCLSERGLILGPIPEATYNRGLAHLDEGDILVLYTDGIVEATAPDGRMFEEFRLLETVEKNRDRSAKTIATAVFREVDDFLEGAKIQDDRTILILKRLSKGVASQD from the coding sequence ATGGAATATCGTCACTTATTCAGAAACGTTGAAAAAACCGTATCGGCTATGGATGTGGAAGGAAGTGCGGAGGAACTTGTCATCCATGCGGCACGCGAACTGCTTCGCAACTTCAAAGAAGAACTTCATCTCTCCGGATTCAGAATCTACCGCAGGGATAATGGTGTTTTTAGAATTGTCAGTACCCAGGGGAGCGCAAATAAGGCACCCGAAGGGTTTTCCGTTCCCAGCTCCTATCCTCCGATAGAGCAGGCTCTGGATAGCGGGATTGTTCTTATGGACCGCTCTACACCTGGCGTAGATTCAAGTATTGAAAAACAGCTGGGTGTCCATCAGTTCGCTTCCATCTCCGTAGGGGACGGTCAGTTCCTCATTTCCTTCAGCTTCAGAGGCAAGGTGGATCGGGAAGTCATCTACTATACGCTGAATATCGTGCGTCATGCCATCAACCACAAGCTCCAGGAAGAAGCCTATCATGCTCTGGTAAACGAGGCACGGAAAATACAGGAATCGATCCTCCCCAAGAAACATCCCCGATTTCCCGGATTCGATATTTTTGGTGTCTCCCAGCCGGCGGAATCGGTGGGAGGCGATTATTTTGACTATATCTCCATCGGAGACACAACACTGGGCCTCTCCATCGGGGATGCCACAGGGCACGGTCTCCCCAGTGCTCTCCTGATTCGCGACGTCTATGTCGGCCTACGTATGGGAATTGCGAGAGAGTTCAAAATCACCAAAACCATGGAGAAACTGAATCGAATTATCGCCCGGGGCAAAATGACCTCACGATTTGTTTCCCTCTTTTTCGGCGAGCTTGAGTCCAACGGTCTCATGATCTATGTCAACGCGGGACATAACACACCCTACCTGCATCATCAGGGTAGCTGGACCTGCCTCTCAGAGCGCGGTTTGATCCTTGGCCCGATTCCGGAAGCTACATACAACCGTGGGCTGGCTCATCTCGATGAAGGTGATATTCTGGTTCTGTATACCGACGGAATTGTCGAAGCAACGGCTCCCGACGGGAGAATGTTTGAAGAATTCCGTTTGCTCGAAACTGTGGAGAAAAACCGGGATCGATCCGCTAAAACGATAGCAACGGCTGTTTTTCGTGAAGTCGATGATTTTCTTGAAGGCGCAAAGATTCAGGACGACCGGACTATTCTGATTCTAAAACGACTTTCGAAAGGCGTTGCAAGTCAGGATTAA
- a CDS encoding glycosyltransferase family 4 protein: MRILFCLEYFPPHIGGVEQMMYDLTRALVQEGHEVRIVTSRVEDTRAKETMDGVEVYRIRCPKPMRLTFNLLAIPALFRHAPWADLIHCSTFNGVFPAWLVSRLRGKPLVGTVHEVWLHLPEVSPRVSWFMKKIYPLAQRVLLKRRVSRWVTVSWSTRQALRLAGVSDDKIRQVYNPVDVRPPADWNDTRREVIRNKLNIGDRFAFLYFGRPGVWRGVEYLIRGFHLLPPDRKAVLILVLSRKPMSGYTLCQTLAERGDRNDTIFFQSSMPRGHLIETILAADCVVVPSLSEGFGLIAAEASSLGIPVLASDVASLPEVVGGKSILVPPADPEILQNAMVDAMEGRWDNRPPRNFPLKDTVLGYLEVYREILYGKYFRGE, encoded by the coding sequence GTGCGTATCCTCTTCTGCCTCGAATACTTCCCCCCCCACATCGGTGGGGTGGAGCAGATGATGTACGATCTGACGAGAGCCCTTGTCCAGGAAGGTCATGAGGTCAGAATCGTGACATCTCGTGTGGAAGATACCCGGGCGAAGGAGACAATGGATGGAGTGGAAGTCTACCGTATCCGTTGTCCAAAACCGATGCGTCTGACCTTCAACCTTCTGGCCATTCCCGCTCTCTTCCGTCACGCACCCTGGGCGGATCTGATTCACTGCTCTACCTTTAACGGTGTCTTCCCGGCCTGGCTGGTGTCCCGCCTGAGAGGGAAACCCCTGGTGGGAACCGTCCACGAAGTCTGGCTGCACCTCCCGGAGGTTTCTCCACGGGTAAGCTGGTTCATGAAAAAAATCTATCCACTGGCACAGAGGGTTCTCCTGAAACGCAGGGTCAGCCGGTGGGTTACCGTATCCTGGAGTACCCGACAGGCACTTCGTCTTGCGGGAGTTTCGGATGATAAGATTCGACAGGTCTACAATCCCGTGGATGTGAGACCCCCGGCCGATTGGAATGATACCCGGAGAGAGGTAATCCGGAATAAACTGAATATAGGAGACCGTTTTGCCTTTCTATATTTCGGCAGACCCGGCGTGTGGAGGGGAGTTGAGTACCTGATTCGAGGATTTCACCTCCTGCCTCCCGATCGTAAAGCGGTTCTGATCCTTGTTCTTTCAAGGAAACCAATGTCCGGATATACCTTATGCCAGACGCTTGCCGAAAGGGGAGACCGAAACGATACTATTTTCTTTCAGTCTTCGATGCCCAGGGGCCATCTGATCGAAACGATTCTTGCCGCGGATTGTGTCGTCGTTCCTTCGCTCAGTGAGGGGTTCGGCCTGATTGCCGCCGAAGCCTCAAGTCTGGGAATCCCGGTACTGGCCAGTGACGTGGCTTCCCTGCCTGAAGTTGTGGGAGGGAAATCCATCCTGGTTCCTCCCGCCGATCCTGAGATCCTGCAAAACGCCATGGTTGACGCAATGGAAGGAAGATGGGACAATCGCCCTCCCAGAAATTTTCCATTGAAAGATACGGTCCTTGGATATTTGGAAGTCTACCGGGAAATCCTTTATGGGAAATACTTCAGGGGAGAATAG
- a CDS encoding aspartate ammonia-lyase, which produces MEVRMERDSLGERPVPADALYGLQTLRAVENFPITGIPLSNFPLLIRALASIKEAAAEANVALGLLDRDLGEAMFQACREIRQGQFLDSFVVDAIQGGAGTSTNMNANEVIANRTLQILGFKPGSYDRCHPNNHVNLSQSTNDVYPTALKLAALGRVETLLDAMELLCCSLERKAHEFRNILKLGRTQLQDAVPMTLGQEFEAYAVTLREDRDRLREASTLLLEINMGATAIGTGLNTVEGYAERVRENLSRITGVHLITAPHLIEATSDAGAFVQLSGVLKRIAVKLAKTCNDLRLLSSGPRSGIAEIHLPAVQPGSTIMPGKVNPVIPEVVNQACFQVIGNDVTITMAAASGQLELNAFEPLIGFNLFFSFQVLERSMHVLRERCVDGIRADEKRCRDLLEGSLGIVTALVPYIGYDRAADIAKEALATGRRVFDIALEQGELDENILREVLDPATMTHPGSIPGVTVERDKPDSSS; this is translated from the coding sequence ATGGAAGTACGAATGGAACGTGACAGCCTCGGGGAACGCCCCGTTCCCGCAGATGCGCTCTACGGTCTTCAGACCCTTCGAGCCGTGGAAAATTTCCCGATTACGGGAATCCCTCTCTCGAATTTCCCCCTTCTAATCCGTGCTCTTGCTTCCATCAAGGAAGCTGCTGCAGAAGCGAATGTCGCACTTGGGCTTCTGGATCGGGACCTCGGTGAGGCCATGTTTCAGGCGTGCCGGGAGATTCGCCAGGGTCAATTCCTCGACTCCTTTGTTGTGGATGCGATTCAGGGAGGTGCAGGCACTTCGACGAATATGAACGCCAACGAAGTGATTGCCAACCGGACGTTACAGATCCTGGGATTCAAGCCAGGCAGTTACGATCGATGCCATCCGAATAACCACGTAAATCTGTCCCAGTCCACCAATGACGTTTACCCCACAGCGCTCAAGCTGGCGGCGTTGGGGCGTGTCGAAACTCTGCTGGACGCAATGGAGTTGCTCTGCTGTTCTCTTGAGAGAAAAGCACATGAGTTTCGGAACATTCTTAAACTGGGCAGAACCCAGCTTCAGGATGCCGTACCCATGACGCTGGGCCAGGAATTTGAAGCCTATGCCGTGACGCTCCGGGAAGACCGGGATCGGCTACGGGAAGCATCCACCCTTCTTCTGGAGATCAACATGGGGGCGACCGCCATTGGAACGGGATTGAATACCGTCGAGGGCTACGCGGAACGGGTCAGAGAAAATCTTTCCCGCATTACGGGTGTTCATCTGATCACAGCCCCTCACCTCATCGAGGCCACATCGGATGCTGGTGCCTTCGTCCAGCTTTCGGGTGTTCTCAAACGGATTGCCGTAAAGCTGGCGAAAACCTGTAACGATCTCCGCCTCCTCTCTTCCGGACCCCGATCGGGTATCGCAGAAATTCATCTTCCCGCGGTCCAGCCCGGGTCAACCATTATGCCGGGAAAGGTCAATCCCGTGATTCCTGAGGTGGTCAATCAGGCATGTTTCCAGGTCATCGGAAATGACGTGACGATCACCATGGCGGCCGCTTCAGGCCAGCTGGAATTGAATGCCTTTGAGCCGTTGATCGGGTTCAATCTCTTTTTCTCATTCCAGGTTCTGGAAAGATCGATGCACGTACTTCGGGAACGATGTGTGGATGGAATCCGTGCGGATGAAAAACGATGCAGAGATCTCCTGGAGGGATCCCTGGGAATCGTAACCGCCCTCGTTCCCTATATCGGATACGATCGTGCGGCCGATATCGCAAAGGAGGCCCTTGCGACGGGGCGGCGCGTCTTTGACATTGCCCTGGAACAGGGTGAACTGGATGAAAATATTCTTCGTGAAGTACTCGATCCGGCAACGATGACACACCCGGGTTCCATACCTGGTGTAACAGTGGAGAGAGATAAGCCCGATTCCAGTTCATAA
- the mutY gene encoding A/G-specific adenine glycosylase codes for MDQKRHSPHKHKTITGILLDWFRTSARDLPWRREPRNPYRVWISEIMLQQTRVATVIPYYQRWMEQFPDVQSLAEASLDQVLKAWEGLGYYRRARMIHEAAREIRLKFGGILPLTAEELKTLPGIGSYAAAAIASIVADERVIAVDGNVKRVAARLFGIEEKITSRMVEKLLIPHLPPKGSGAFNEALMELGAMICTPRSPACKSCPISRECIARTKNLVHSIPLPARAKRPPLVRAIGLVQIRKKEILLIQRPEEEMLGGLWGFPLLYDRDNLPEGSRTLPEIRHSYTHFTLAVTPCVIIEAETDGLSDRRSTERFVSLNESETMALSRLDRKILELVKTEGIIGVDKPVQR; via the coding sequence ATGGATCAGAAAAGGCATTCACCTCATAAGCATAAAACCATCACCGGTATCCTCCTGGACTGGTTTCGAACGAGCGCCCGGGATCTTCCATGGCGCCGGGAACCACGAAATCCTTATCGTGTATGGATTTCCGAGATCATGCTTCAACAGACCCGGGTGGCCACAGTCATTCCCTATTATCAGCGATGGATGGAACAATTCCCCGACGTTCAGAGCCTGGCTGAAGCTTCTCTCGATCAGGTACTCAAGGCATGGGAAGGACTCGGTTACTACCGGCGAGCCCGGATGATTCATGAAGCGGCACGAGAGATCCGGTTGAAATTTGGAGGAATTCTCCCGCTTACCGCGGAGGAGTTAAAAACCCTTCCGGGGATTGGTTCCTATGCTGCGGCCGCCATCGCTTCAATCGTTGCAGATGAACGGGTTATCGCTGTAGACGGCAATGTAAAGAGGGTAGCCGCCCGACTCTTCGGAATCGAGGAAAAAATTACCTCCAGAATGGTGGAGAAACTTCTCATTCCCCACCTTCCCCCTAAAGGTTCCGGGGCCTTTAATGAAGCCCTGATGGAACTTGGAGCTATGATCTGCACGCCTCGCTCTCCCGCCTGCAAAAGTTGCCCAATAAGCCGGGAATGTATTGCCCGGACGAAGAACCTTGTCCATTCGATCCCTCTTCCCGCCCGGGCAAAACGCCCTCCCCTTGTAAGGGCTATTGGCCTGGTACAAATCCGTAAGAAAGAGATCCTGCTGATTCAGCGCCCGGAGGAAGAGATGTTGGGAGGCCTCTGGGGTTTTCCTCTTCTCTATGACAGAGATAACCTGCCGGAAGGTTCGCGGACCCTTCCGGAAATCCGCCATTCCTATACTCACTTCACACTGGCTGTAACACCTTGCGTTATCATTGAGGCGGAAACGGATGGTCTTTCGGATCGCCGTTCCACAGAGCGATTCGTCAGCCTGAATGAATCCGAGACCATGGCCCTGTCCAGACTGGACAGGAAGATACTGGAGCTGGTGAAAACGGAAGGAATCATCGGCGTGGATAAGCCGGTTCAGCGATAG